A stretch of the Arachis stenosperma cultivar V10309 chromosome 6, arast.V10309.gnm1.PFL2, whole genome shotgun sequence genome encodes the following:
- the LOC130932662 gene encoding calmodulin-binding transcription activator 4-like, with product MAIIGARRKTEGLFGEAHERLKVGTVKTLNCYSAHGEENPTFQRTYEHIVLVHYRETSEVTLHNLILDKHDNSTLSY from the exons ATGGCCATAATTGGAGCAAGAAGAAAGACGGAAGGACTGTTTGGAGAGGCACACGAACGCCTTAAG GTTGGAACTGTCAAAACCTTAAATTGTTACTCTGCACATGGAGAGGAGAACCCTACTTTCCAGAG GACATATGAGCATATTGTTCTTGTGCATTATAGAGAAACAAGTGAGGTGACTCTTCATAACTTGATTCTGGATAAACATGATAATAGTACTTTGTCCTATTGA